Proteins encoded by one window of Microplitis demolitor isolate Queensland-Clemson2020A chromosome 6, iyMicDemo2.1a, whole genome shotgun sequence:
- the LOC128668056 gene encoding uncharacterized protein LOC128668056, with translation MADKQKIEALNYITSDPAISISFRAWELYEYPLLPNTSKHIWAVKTSTQLEKPRFVILGFQTARKNDATKNASVFEHCNIRDMKLFLNSQSYPYWNLNLNITNNQYALLYDMYVNFQISYYNKESEPLLTKKKFLEQAPLYVIDCSEQNESIKSGPVDIRLEFEFTNQFPAQTSAYCLIIHDRIVEYNPISSIVRKLI, from the coding sequence ATggctgataaacaaaaaattgaagctttgaattatattacaaGTGATCCAGCTATCTCGATCAGTTTCCGGGCTTGGGAGCTGTACGAGTATCCACTATTACCTAATACTTCGAAGCACATTTGGGCTGTCAAAACTTCTACGCAGCTCGAGAAACCACGTTTTGTGATACTTGGATTTCAAacagcaagaaaaaatgacGCAACTAAAAATGCCAGCGTATTTGAGCACTGTAACATCAGAGATATGAAATTATTCCTAAACTCTCAGAGTTATCCTTATTGGAATTTAAACCTCAACATTACAAACAATCAATATGCTCTGTTGTATgatatgtatgtaaatttccaaatttcataCTACAACAAAGAATCTGAGCCACTGCTAacgaagaagaaatttttggaacaagCACCACTGTATGTTATCGATTGCTCGGAACAAAACGAATCGATAAAATCTGGACCAGTGGACATTCGCctggaatttgaatttacaaatCAATTTCCTGCGCAGACGTCAGCTTATTGCCTCATTATACATGATCGCATAGTCGAGTATAATCCTATAAGCAGCATCGTACGAAAACTAATATGA